The sequence GGCCAGCAGACCGACGGCATCATCTCCAAACAGCTCATTCCCCAGTCCAATAACAACGGTCTTCTGCTTAATCGCGACGAATCTCCTGAATGAGACTGTGCTTCATATCATACACTCGGACCTGGAGCGGCATCTGGCCCGGCAGGGCATGCGTGGCGCATCCATTACAGGGATCGTACGCTCGAAATGCCATCTCGACCATGTTGAGGATTCCGTCATCGATCTTACCATCGGAAATCAGTCCCCGAGCCGCCGTATCGACTGACATGGCGATTCGGGCGGCGTTGTTCTGAGTGGCAACAATCAAATTTGCGGCAGTTATGACACCCCGTTCATCGGTCCTGTAATGGTGGAAAAGGGTGCCTCGCGGCGCCTCTACAACGCCAATACCCTCAACCGGTGTTTCAACTGGCATGCTCCGGACTTCCGGATTCACAATTTCCGGGTCGTTGGCCAATTCTCTCATGCGTTCCGCGGCTTGAAGCAGTTCGATCAGACGGGCCCAACTGTTGGCCAGAGTATGGTGTACCGGCTTGCCGCCCAGAGTCTCGAAGTAATGCTCATAGGCCGCCTGCGCCAGTGGTGTCGCCATCCCGTCAGCGGCATTCAATCTGGCCAGCGGCGCCACCGCGAAGACGCCGCTATCGGGGCCATCTTTGAATCCGTGCCAGCCGACTTGTTTCAAGAACGGAAACTTGATGTAACTCCACGGCTCGACATGCTCGGCCATATGGTCAAGGTAATCCCTGGCTGCGAACCTGGAGAACTCCTTACCTTCGGGCGTGACTATCCTGACGTTGCCGTCGTAGAAATTCACTCGGTTGTTATCGTCAACCAATCCCATGTAGTACGTCTCATGGGTGTAGATATCAGAGAGGATATGATCGACATACGTCTTGTTTTTCAGGACAACATCGTGAAACAATTGAAGAGAAAACTGCCCGAACTCGACCGCCCGATCGGCGGCATCGATAAATCTCTGCTGATCAGTTTTCGCAATCGGTTTTGAAATGCCGCCGGGCAGACCGAAGACGGGATGAGCCGCTTTGCCCATTGCCAGCACCATCAACTCCCGCAGTTGCTTCCGAGTCCCGATCACCTTAAGGCCGATTTCCATGCCGACTTTGCCCAGAACACCGAGAATGTTTCGTTCGGCTTTCGGTGCATGCGGACCAACCACAAAATCAGGTCCGGCCAGATAATAGAAATGCAGCGCATGATCTTCGATTATGAAGATGTTGTAGAGCATCTCACGGACCTTTTTGGCCGCGACAGGCGGGTCTACGTTATAAAGATCATCGAGCGCCTTGGTGGCGGCCATATGATGTGCCGTGGGACAAACACCGCAGATACGCGAGGTGATCTGGGGCATATCCTCAGCCGGTCGACCAATTGCAAAGCGTTCGAATCCCCTCAATTCGGGTACCTGAAAGTAGGCCCGATCGACCGTGCCATTATCATTCAAGAAAATGTCGATCTTGCCATGACCTTCCAGACGCGTGATCGGGTCTATGGTGACCTTTCTGCTCATTGTTTCCTTCCTCCCTGCACCGAGGGTACATAACCACGATGTAACAGCGAAGCCGGTAGGCTGTATCGATAGAAGGATCCAACCGGATCGACGATCTTCCCGAGAATATTCTCTATTTCGTTTTCGTCGTTGCTATCGGCCAGCGAAGCCATGGCCGAGAGCGCCTTGGTACCGAAATCGTGAACTCGACTGGTCGGCCCCATACAGCCGGTGCAGGGCATATTCCCCTTAACGCAGGCGGCATCGCACCCCTGACGGGTGACCGGCCCGAGACACAGGAAACCCTGTGCCAGTATGCATTTTTCCGGATCAATGACCGATGTATGCGGCCGTTTGAACTCCTTAATCGACAGCTTGTCCGGCTTGGTGGCCAGGCGATCACATTCATCGCAAAGAGCGATATCGGGCGCCAGCACCGACTTATGCGGCGGCAGCTGTCCGCTGACGATGGCGTTGACCGCATTTTTTATCAGTTTGACCGGCGGAGGACAGCCGGGCAGGTAGTAATCGACCTCTGTCACCTGATCAAGCGTCTTGACCGTATCCCATAAAGTTGGAAGACTCAGCGTGCCCTCGGGAACAACGGACTCCGGCACAGGGACAGTCCCTTCTTCGTTATCGAGACCGGGAACATTGGAATACACTTCACGAAACATCGCCTCGCGGTCGAATGTATTGGCCAGTCCCGGGATACCACCGAGGTGTGCGCAACTGCCAAACGCGACCACCAGTTGAGATTTGGCTCGAAGCAAATGCACCATCTCGGCCTGCTCCGAGGATCGGACTGCACCGTTGATGAAACTGACAGCCAGTTCCTTATCGGCCATCTCTTCAACGTCGCCTCGCTTGAAATCGAGCGCGACGGGCCAGAATGTGATATCGACGGCCTTGACCACTTCCAGTATGTCCTCGGCAAGATCGACGACTGCTTCCTCACAGCCGCCACACGAGGCGCACCAGTAAAAAGCAACTTTTGGCTTACTCATGATGACCACCTGACGCAGCAACCGTTTCGGCTTTCAATTCGCTCGGGATCACATCCTCGATTCTCTCCATCGACATCGCTTCCAGATGAAGTGGTCCCAGGGCGCGCACGGTCTCGGTCATCTCATTGATGACCCGCTGGACTTTGTCGCCTTCCGAAGCGGCGATCCACTCCAGTCGAATCCGCTCATCCTCGATGCCCATCGAGCGGAGAAACCGCTTAAGCAGTGTGAATCGACGCAGGGCCTTGTAATTTCCTTCCTGGTAGTGACAGTCGCCCGGATGACAGCCGCCAATCAGGACACCGTCCGCACCCTCACGAAGGGCCGACAGAATGAACTGCGGATCAAGCCGTCCCGAGCACATTATCCGCACCACCCTGACATTCGGGGCATAGCTCATGCGTGCTGTGCCGGCCAAATCTGCGGCGGTATAGGTGCACCAGTTGCAGAAGAAGGCGATAATCCTCGGTTCAAAGGTCTGCTTGCCGCTTTCGATGCTAGACATAACTGACCACTCCTTTGATCTCCTGGAATATTTGCTCGTCGGTGAAGAGATTTTGTTGGAGAGCGCCAGACGGGCAAGCCGCCACACAAGTACCGCACCCCTTGCACAGCGCTCCGTTGACCGATGCCTTCTCCGTTTCTTCATTGAACACAATGGCACTATAGGGGCAGATGTTCGAACAGGTGTGGCAACCGGAGCAGAGTTCGTCTGTTACATAGGCGGTGTTTGGCTCTATCTCCACTCTGCCCCGATCGATCAGCGCCAGCGCCTCCGCTGCCGCCGCTCCGGCCTGGGCGACACTGTCGGGAATGTCTTTCGGTCCCTGACAGGCACCGGCAATAAAGATACCTTCGGTGAAAGTCGATACCGGCGCCAATTTGGGATGACGCTCCAGAAACCACCCCTCCCGGCTGCAGCTGATATTGAAAAGCCGCCGGACGTCATCGGCATCCGGTTGCGGCTCCAAACCGACCGACAGTATGATCATGTCAACCGGAATTCGCCTCACCACACCGATTAACGTATCCTCGACGCGGATAATCAGCTTTCCCTTTTCCTCGGCAGTCATCGCCCAATCACTTACCTCGGCAACCCGGCCGCGAATGAAATGGACGTTTTCGTGGAGCAGTTTTTCATAGAACTCCTCATAGCCCTTGCCGGGGGTTCGCATGTCGATATAGAAGTTGTATACTTCCGCATTGGTCCGCTCTTTGACCAGGTGGGCCAGTTTCAGCGAATACATGCAGCACACCCGCGAGCAATACCGGTTGGTCTTTTCATCACGGCTGCCGACACAGTGCACGATACCGACCGCTTTCGGTTTCTCGCCGTTTGTCATGATGATCTCGCCGCCGGTCGGGCCGGCCGCATTAACCAGCCGCTCAACTTCGAGGCTGGTATACACCCCCGGATATTTCCCGTAGCCGTACCGCGAAATTCGTCTGGCATCGAAGGCCTTGAAACCGGTGGCGAGAACTACCGCCCCAACATTGATCTCTTCAGTCCGATCGGTCTGGGTGAAATCTATCGCTTTTGGCTCGCACACCTCGACGCAGTTCTTGGGACACTTGTGGGTTTTGAATTCGATACAGCTTTTCGGGTCGATCACGGCCACCAGCGGCGTCGCCTGCGGGAACGGCACATACACCGGCTTGCGTTTGACCAGCCCGAGATTGAACTCATCGTCGGTCTTCCCTTTCTTAAAGACACATGCCTCGATACACTCCAGACATCCGACGCACTTCTCTTCGTCGATGTACCGCGCTTTTCTTGTAACCTTAACCTTGAAATTGCCCACATATCCATCAACTCCGGTCACCTCGGAATGACTCCAGAGAGTGATATTGGGATGCGACCGCACCGCCGACATTTTTGGCGTCAGGATGCAGGCGGAGCAATCCAGGGTCGGGAATGTCTTGTCGAATTTCGCCATGTGGCCGCCGATTGTCGGTTCCCGTTCGACGAGGTACACTTTCTTGCCGGCATCGGCTATTGTCAACGCCGCGTGTATTCCGGCAATACCGCCGCCGACTACCAGGACGTCGGGATGGACGGGGACACTTGTTTTCTGCAGAGGTTGATGTAAGACCACTCTTTCCACAGCCGCGGCAATCAGCGCCCGGGCTTTGGCGGTTCCAGCTGCTTTCTCTTTCGTTACCCAGCTGACATGCTCGCGGATGTTTGCCATCTGAAAAAGAAATGGATTCCCGCCGCCTTCGAGCATTGCCCGTCGGAATGTCGGTTCGTGCATCAGAGGGGAACAGGACGCAACCACCACGCGATCGATTAAACCGCTACGCAGATCCTTCTGGATGATATCCTGTCCCGGATCCGAACACATGAATTTATACTCCTTCGCCGCCGTTACATGAGGCAGTTGGCTGGCGAAGGCGACCGTATCGGCAATATCGACCTTGGCTGCGATATTGATACCGCAATGACAGACATAGACGCCGACTTTCGGTTTGCTGTCACTATCCGGTCTAGCTGGCGACATGTTGACCTCCCGCGACCTGATCCAGTTTGGCTTTGACATCAAACGGCACGAACAGGCGTTGCATGGCCAATCGACGACTTGATAAGCCCAGTGCAATGCCGATCAGCTGCGTAAAGTAGAGAACCGGGATATGGATCGATTCCTTAAACTGGCGGCTCATGTTGTTCTGGTAGCATTCCAGATTGAACTGGCAGAGGGGACAGGCGGTGATGATAACATCGGCTCCCCGGAGGATCGCCTCCCGAAGCAGGATATAGCTCAACCGTTGTCCGACATCCTGAACCGTTCCGGTCAGGGAGCCACCGCAGCAACGTGTTTTCAGCGGCCAGTCGACCGTCTTGGCACCGAGCGCCCAGGCTATTTGATTCATGGTCGTCGGATTCTCCTGATCGTCAAACTCGGAGTACGGCCGAATTATCTGACAGCCGTAATAGCACGCCACCTTCAAACCTTCCAGCGAGCACTTCACTGCTGCGGCAATCCGCTCCGTGCCAATATCATTTACCATTACATCGAGAGGATGGCGGATCCGAATGTGATTGCGATAGGCCAGATTCGCGGTCGCCAGCGCCTCGTCGACTTTCTTCCGTATGTCGGGATATTGGTCCAGGTACCGCTTCGCCTTGCTCAAGCCCAGATAACAGGCGGCGCAGGGGACTATCAGATCGGTCATGCCGGTTTCATTGGCCTGTTTCTCGGCCAGGGCGAAATTACGGGCGCAAAGCCCGAACGCTTTCAGCTCGCTGACCGACATGTATGAGGTGGCACCGCAACAGTTCCAATCATTCAATTCCCGGACATCAATGTCCATGGTCTCAAAGACCGCCAGAAGCGATTCCTCGTAGGCGCGGCCTGTTCCCTTCAGGGAACAGCCGGGATAGTATAGATAACTCATCGAACCACCTCCCTCACCCCGGTCAGTTCATCTTTCCCTTTGATCATATGCTCTTTCTCGAGTGATTTCATGATACGGTGCAAATCGTCACGATGGTCAATCTGTTCCTGTTTCAGGCTGAATCGACCTCGCAGCATCAGTTTCATCCCGAGTGCCGCCTGACTGAGCATTTTGAACGGGTTCGTCTTGAGGTACAATCGGAGGAGCACACGGCCCTCGTTACTTCGTCCTGTTTTCTCGACTGATTTGAAGAACTCTCTGGCCAGAACCGGGATCGGGAAGCGTGTTGGATAGACCTTGCCCCTGATGGCCAGACGTTTGGCCGCGTACATGATGTCGGTCAATCGGATCTCTTTGGGACACTCCACCGTACAGGAGTAGCACGAAGCACACAACCAGGTCGTATAGCAGCTGAGGACCTCCCCCCGCATGCCCGCCCTGATCATGGCGATGATCTGCCGGGGAGTGTAGTCCATGTAGGGACTTAGCGGACACATACCACTGCATGTTCCGCATTGAATACAGTTGAATAACTGATCGCCACCGGGAATTGAGGCGATTTCACCGGAGAACTCCGAGTCGAGTTCCGATTCATAGTGAATTTTTCGCCAACCTTGCCATTTTTCCATGTATCGTCTCCTTCTCTCAATTACCTCTTAAGACTGCTCGCCTCTCATTCGCCTGGGGTAAAGGAGGGAACTCAGCGGAAATGGCAGGCCGGACTTTCATACGAACGGAAGCCCGACGTCGGAGTTCAGGTCCGACGTCCGCCCAAATCGGCTGGAGTCTCATCTCCTTTGACATTGACCCGGGTACTCCCAATTCGACGGATTGGAGTGGCCCAGGGCATCACATGAACCCTGCGTACCGAACGAACCGAAGCGCGGGGACGCCTTAATAGTCGGCGGCAGACTTTCCACGGCTTTTCAAGCTGGGATTGCCACCAGCTACATGTGAAATAAATCACATATCTATGTAAATGAACGACGATTCCGCAGGGGAGCGTCACCGGGGAAAGAGGATCAGACCCCGGTCGCCTTCGATAAGGAACAGGATCACGTGAGAGATTTGGCCATGACAGGGTACGGGGCCAATGGCCCGAAAGCCCCCCGAAGGCAGGAATGTCCAAACCCCTCCGACCTAACACCAAGGTCACCACACGCAGGACCTCTATTAAAAGCCTGGACTTAAATTAAGGCATTACCTTCGGATGTCAATAGAAACAGCGGAAGAGTTCAAAATAACAAGTAACGGTGTTCACGTTTGGGGTACATCCTGGAAAGGGCATGAAAGCCCTGGACGACAGTCTCACGCGCGATGGGATTTTTGGTCTTTATGATTTCGCCATAGCCCCGGCAATCAACTCGGTCAATTTCTGCCCAGCCGGGGACAAGAGCGTGCTGGCGTCGATGAACCAGCTCGTCTTTCAGGTGAAGTGCGACCTTCTGGAGTCGGGGCACCCATTACCGCTGGTCAATCAGCGACTGAACCGGATAGTGATGTCAAGATTGAAATACCGCTACGCCGTCGACGAACTACTGGCTATTGCCGACCGGTGTCGGCGGTAGTCCTGCATCGGCTATCGTATTATCTTCCAACGCGTTCCGCGTGTCGACGAATACCCGGTCTCTACAGCAAATGTGAATTTTGAAAAAAGTCCGGGGAGAGTGATATTGGGGCCGCTTTTTCTAGCTAAGCCTTTACGCTACACCCATTCAAACACACGTTGATCTCGTCTAAGGCTGTCTGATGGGCATCACTTGCGCTGTATCTCCAGGTTGTCGGAGCTTCCTTCGGCCAGTCGCTGCAATTCGAGATCGTGGTCATAGCAGTAAATGCCGCAGTTGAGGCAGCGCTGTGATTCGTATCTGGCGTCTTCTTGATCAATCGTTCCTTCGACTTCGGTGAACGTCCCCAAACGATCTTCGAGAGAAACGACCGGTTCATGGACACGCGACCTCGTCGGCACGCCGGCTATTGATTTGTGCAGTGACTCTTCGATAAATCCCTTCTGGCGATCTTCGATTGGCGGGATACGACCTTCCATCAGGTAGTAATGAATTGAGCGTGCGGCGAAGCGACCGGCCGCGATAGCATCGACGACCAGCGCCGGACCGGTGAAACAGTCTCCACCCGTGAAGACGTACGGCAAGTCGGTTTGAAGAGTATCCTCAGAAGCGTCGATCGTGTTCCTTCTGGTGACCTGAAGATTGGGTTGTCCGTCGAAAGAAAGGAAATCCAGATTGGGCGATTGTCCCACGGCTTGAATGATAGTGTCGCACTCAATCATCTCTTCTGAGCCTTCGATAGCGACGGGGCGACGACGGCCGCTCGGATCGGGATCACCGAGTTTCATGCCCTGTATTTTCAGTCCTGTGACATGACCACCTTCACCAATTATCTCAAGCGGCGCACTAAGGAAACGGAACTTGACGTTCTCTTCCTCGGCGGCAACGATTTCAGCCGGGTTGGCCGGCATTTCATCACGCGAACGGCGATAGACAATCGTTACCGTCTCGGCCTGCATACGGAGTGAACTGCGGGCGGCATCGATAGCAGTGTTGCCGCCGCCAATGACAACGACGTGACGACCGACGCTAACATCGCGGCCCGAGTGCAATTGCTCAAGGAAAGCGATACCACTGTATACGCCGTGCAAGTCGGTGCCTTCCATCTTCAGCTCCTGTTCCCGCCAGGCGCCGACCGCAATGAAGATGGCATCGAACCCTTTGGCCCGAAGGAACTCCATATTGAAGTCTTTGCCGAATTCAACGCCGGTCGTAGCCGTGATACCGAGATTGAGGATACCCTCAATCTCCCAGTCGAGAACTTTTTTCGGTAGACGATACTCCGGAATACCATAGCGGAGCATACCGCCGAGCGCAGGCATCTTATCGTATATGGTTACATCATGACCCAGTCGCCGCAGATAGAAGGCGGCACTCAGACCACCGGGGCCGCCGCCGACAACGGCAACTCTCTTGCCTGTCGATGGACCAACCGGAATGTGCAGGCGTTTCCCGGAATTCATCTCCCAGTCAGCGACAAAACGTTTGAGATAGTTGATCGCGACCGGTTCATCGTTGATCGTGCGGCGACAAGCAAGCGCGCATGGTTCGGGACAGACTCGTCCGATACTGAGCGGCATAGGATTGCGTTCTTTAATGGTGAGCAACGCCTGTTCGTACTCGCCGCGCTTAATGTGCTGAATGTATTTGGGGATGTTAATCTGCGCGGGGCATTTCTGACGGCAGGGTGCGAGGCACTCGGTGTACTGATTCCAATGGAGAATCTTGGTCTTCTCCGAAATCAGTGAAATGATTCCTTTAGGACAATTACGAGCGCAGGCGCCGCAGCCAACACAGAGATCGGGATTGAATTTGGGAAGGCCGTGTTCACCCATCGTAATGGCGCCGAACTGGCAGCTCTTGACGCATGTGCCCAGGCCTAGGCAACCATGATAACAGATGAGATGCCCCTGAAAGTACAATACGGCTGCCCGGCAATCATCGAAGCCGGCGTATTCGTATTTCCGCGTCGCGCGAATACCACCCTGACAATCGGGACAGGCAATCCGTGGCTCAGAGCCGACCGGCGCCATGCCAAGATACAAAGCGACCTCCTGCGCGACCTCGGTCTGTCCCACAACACAGGCGTTGGCTTCGGCCTCACCACGAACGATCGCTTCAGCACAGGCGGAACACCCCGCGAAGCCACAACCGCCGCAATTCGCTCCGGGAAGAATGTCCAGAACACCTTTGATCCGGGGGTCTTCCTTCACGTAGAAGACCCGGGCCGCGATACCCAGGCCGACTGCAGCCACAACGCCGATACCGGTCAGAACCAAAACGGGTAACAACATAGGGTCAACCTACCTTCACGTTCATTGGGCCATCCCGGCAAAACCCAAAAAGGCCAACGACATTATTCCCGCCGTGACCAGTGCGATCGCCGTGCCCTGCATAGCTCGCGGAACCGGCGAGAGCAACAATCGTTCGCGCACACCGGCGAAAAGAACGATAGCCAAGCCGAAACCGGTGGCCGATGCAAACGAGAAGACTAGCATATCGACAAATCCGAATTCATGTGTGATATTGAGCAGCGCAATACCCATTACGGCGCAGTTGGTGGTGATCAGCGGCAGATAGATCCCGAGACTATTATACAGCCCTTTACTCTGTTTTTTCATGAAGATCTCGACGAACTGCACCAGTGCGGCAATAATCAGAATGAACGTCAGGGTCATAATGAATTCGAGGTCGTACGGCTCAAGGATATAGTAGTAGGCGCCCCAGGTGAACATTGAGGCCAGCGTGGCAACAAATATAACTGCGGCGGCCATACCGATCGAGGTATTGATCCTCTTGGAGACACCACAGAATGGACAGTTGCCGAGGTACTGCGCCAGGAGAATGTTGTTGACGAAAATCGCCGCTATAGCCAGATAGATTAGATCCATCGTACGCTCCTCAGGTCTGGATAAAGACCTCTCCTCTCCTGCGACTGTAGGCGTTCATCAGGCCCAGCAAAATGCCAAGACAGATAAAGGCGCCGGGCGCTTTGACCATAAACTCGAACGGTTCGTAACTTTCCCACATAACCGGCATACCGAACCAGGTTCCGGCACCGAGAATTTCACGAATAGAGCCAACCAACGTCAGAGAGAAAGTGAAACCGATACCGACACTGAGTCCATCGACCATTGAAAGAACCATCGGATTACGCGAGGCGAACGCCTCGGCGCGCCCCAGAATGATACAGTTGACGACGATCAGCGGAATGTAGATACCCAGCTTCTGCGAGAGCGGGAAGAAGTATGCTTTCATAGCCATTTCGACCAAGACCACAAGGGTAGCGATGATCACGATGTAGCCGGCGATACGTACTTTGTCCGGGATGACTTTGCGAAGCGCGGAAATAATCAGGTTGGAGAATACCAGAACAAAGACAACCGCCAGCCCCATCCCGAGTCCGCCTTCGGTCGTTGACGTCACCGCCAGTGACGGGCAAAGTCCGAGCACCAGTCGAAACGGCGGCAGATCGCGCCAGAGTCCGTGAGTCAATACCTGCTTGAACGTCATATGCGTTGCCTGTCCTCAGCTTTGGTGCGCTTTGATCGCCTCTAAGATGTCATCACGGTGATTCTGAATCAGGTCGGCGATCACGTTTGTTCCAGCCACGACCGCACGAGATGAATAAGTAGCGCCACTGATAGCATCGATCTGTCCCCCTTGCCCCATCCGCACGGGGGTATCGGCCGACAAGCCGCTCCATTGTTTGCGGAAGGTCGCCTTTTCGATTCGAGAGCCGACGCCGGGGGTTTCGCTGTGCTGAATGATCTCGATATTGAGCATCTTGTTGGTCGTAAGATCAAGACCGATCATGATCAGCACATCGCCGCTATAGCCGCCCGGTCCTGGTGCTTCCACGGCCAGCGCGGTTATTTCATTCCCTTCTGTAAGGTAGAAGATCGTGTAGCTCCCGCCGCCGGAATTGAAAGTGATCTTGTTCTGCAGGAGTTGGTCCGCCGGCCTGTCGAACAGTCGTTGCAGCGCCGGACCACGGACATAGAGATCACTCTGGGTTTCGATCTTTTTCGCCAACGACTGTCGCGCAAAAGTGAGGGCGGCGGCCGAAAGACCACAGATCAAACCGAGGACGACCACGAGCTTGACAATCTCACGCATTCTTCACCTCCGGTGCCCCGAACACCTTTGGCGTAATCTTGTCCAGAAGCGGGCTGCACAGATTGATAATCAATATTGTGAACGCGACACCATCGATGTAGTTCGAGAATGCCCTGATGAGCATGAGCAGTATTCCTCCCAGCAAGCCATAGAGAAACATCGGGAGCGGATTAACCGGGGAGGTCGTGTATTCCGTTGTCAAGAAGAACGCGGCGAAGACGGCCCCGCCGGACAGAAGATAAAACAACGGTGGTGCAAACTGGGCGGGGTCAATCAGGTAGAGCAACCCGGCCAGAAGGAAATTGCCGGCAAGAAAGGCCACCGGAATATGCCAAGTGATCTGCCGCATAGCCATCAGCAACACGCCACCAACAACCAGGTAGAGCACGAGGCCCTCGCCGATACCAGCGACCTGACGACCAAGCAACAAGTCATGCCAGTCATAGAGGCTGGCCGCCGAGCCACCGATCGTTTTCACCGCCCGCAGCGGTTCGATCATCTTCTCCGGCCAATTAAGGGTGATCATCGATTTGGTATAGTCGAAATAACCGGGCCATGAGACGCGCAGCATGGCGAAACTCAACATGGCCGGATGAACCGGAAAGGCGCCGTAGCCGCCGAACAGTTTCTTGCCGATGACAACCATTATGAAACTGCCGGTTGCCAATAGCCAGAGCGGCGAGTCGAACGGCATCATGAACGAGAGCAATACCGCCAGAGTGACACTGCTCCAGTTGGTTGTTCTGTCCTTGGAACGAACAATCCTTTCGGATAGCGCATCGAATGTCACCGAGAAGGCGATCATCAAACCGATAATGCGTGCGGCGTTCAACCCGAACAGCCAGACAGAGGCGACGATGGCCGGTACCAGAGCCAGGAGCCAGAGCTGCTGTGAGAAGGCGATCGAGCTGCCATCGCGCCAATGCGGGCTGGAGGCAATGTTGAGCAGATGCTGCTTCTGTTGCACGTCAGGGCTCATGCCGGTACCCCGTGCTGACGGTTACACATTTGAATTAGTTGTACCAGAGGTCGATGGGACGGACAAACATAGGCGCAGAGTCCGCACTCGTTGCAGGCGCCCGGCTGATAGCGGCGCGCTTCACCGAGGAAGCCATGCTCGACACAGCGGCCAATCAGATGCACCTGCAGTTTCACCGGGCAGGCACGAGTGCACCGCCCGCAGTTGATACAGGTAAGGTTGACTTCCTCGGGAATATGTTCGTCCGAAAGCAAATAGAGCCCGTGCGACGATTTGGTCAGGGGCGTATCGATTGAAAACTGGGCGTTACCTTTCATGGGCCCGCCGACTATGATCCGGCCGTAGTCGACTTCGTTCAGTCCGAGACTCCGCAGAAGACTTCCGATCGTCGTGCCTACGGGGAACGAAACCGCTATCGGACGAAGATCCTTGCTCGACGTGATCGTGAGATGTTTGGTGACGAACGGGCCCGTGCGATCGAGGGCGTCGGCCAGCTTGACCAAATACTCGACCGAGATGACGGCGATACCGGCCGTGCGATAGGATAAGGTATTGGGAACGGTGATGCCGGTCAGTCGTTTGACAACGAGGGGTTCAATACGATCGCGATACTGATCGGACAGGCCGACAACTCTGACGTCGTCACCAAATTTGCCGACGGCCCAGCCACGGAGATCATGCGGCGTGGTAAGAGTTATCTGTGCGTTCGGCGCCAGATTCTTCAGTCGAGCGATACCGGCCTTGACGCGATCGGCGTGTCTTTTCAACATCTCGGCGAAAGTAAAGACGGTCGGCTCCTCGTTGATCCCTTTGATGATGATCGATGTAATCTCGGGATGGTCGTCGCTGCTTTCTTCGTGATGAAATCGCCCTGCCAAGGTCCAGGGCGAAGGCACACCGCAGGCTTTTAGTTTTTGAACGCGCGAGGCCGATTCGTATCGTATGCCGAACTGCTCGAACATCTCTTCTACGCTCATCGGCGGCTCATCGTTGCGATCGATGACAACCGCCGGGACATTGAAACCGCGCGCCGTCCAGACCGATTTGATTTCCGTCACGACGCCGCTGATAGAGGCATGGACGCAGTTATCAAGTTCCGAGCGACCGATGATCTGATTCCTTCGCACGGCCGTTCCGGCGCTGACCAATGGTTTGTACAGAACCTGACCGGAGTACTCCAGAGGGATAATCACCCGGCGTGGTTCGATAACCATCGGCGCGCCCAGATCGGACGTCTTGAGGCTCGTTACCCGGGCCAGCGGGCTGAATAGTTTGCGAAGAATTTCCATATCAGCGTCATCTATTTCAAGTGACAGATGTTACACCGCGCGTTTCCATCGGCTTCGACAAAGCGAGCGCGGTCGTGATGCTCATGGCAGTGATTGCATT comes from Candidatus Zixiibacteriota bacterium and encodes:
- a CDS encoding Ni/Fe hydrogenase subunit alpha produces the protein MSRKVTIDPITRLEGHGKIDIFLNDNGTVDRAYFQVPELRGFERFAIGRPAEDMPQITSRICGVCPTAHHMAATKALDDLYNVDPPVAAKKVREMLYNIFIIEDHALHFYYLAGPDFVVGPHAPKAERNILGVLGKVGMEIGLKVIGTRKQLRELMVLAMGKAAHPVFGLPGGISKPIAKTDQQRFIDAADRAVEFGQFSLQLFHDVVLKNKTYVDHILSDIYTHETYYMGLVDDNNRVNFYDGNVRIVTPEGKEFSRFAARDYLDHMAEHVEPWSYIKFPFLKQVGWHGFKDGPDSGVFAVAPLARLNAADGMATPLAQAAYEHYFETLGGKPVHHTLANSWARLIELLQAAERMRELANDPEIVNPEVRSMPVETPVEGIGVVEAPRGTLFHHYRTDERGVITAANLIVATQNNAARIAMSVDTAARGLISDGKIDDGILNMVEMAFRAYDPCNGCATHALPGQMPLQVRVYDMKHSLIQEIRRD
- a CDS encoding oxidoreductase, with amino-acid sequence MSKPKVAFYWCASCGGCEEAVVDLAEDILEVVKAVDITFWPVALDFKRGDVEEMADKELAVSFINGAVRSSEQAEMVHLLRAKSQLVVAFGSCAHLGGIPGLANTFDREAMFREVYSNVPGLDNEEGTVPVPESVVPEGTLSLPTLWDTVKTLDQVTEVDYYLPGCPPPVKLIKNAVNAIVSGQLPPHKSVLAPDIALCDECDRLATKPDKLSIKEFKRPHTSVIDPEKCILAQGFLCLGPVTRQGCDAACVKGNMPCTGCMGPTSRVHDFGTKALSAMASLADSNDENEIENILGKIVDPVGSFYRYSLPASLLHRGYVPSVQGGRKQ
- a CDS encoding hydrogenase iron-sulfur subunit, yielding MSSIESGKQTFEPRIIAFFCNWCTYTAADLAGTARMSYAPNVRVVRIMCSGRLDPQFILSALREGADGVLIGGCHPGDCHYQEGNYKALRRFTLLKRFLRSMGIEDERIRLEWIAASEGDKVQRVINEMTETVRALGPLHLEAMSMERIEDVIPSELKAETVAASGGHHE
- a CDS encoding CoB--CoM heterodisulfide reductase iron-sulfur subunit A family protein; this encodes MSPARPDSDSKPKVGVYVCHCGINIAAKVDIADTVAFASQLPHVTAAKEYKFMCSDPGQDIIQKDLRSGLIDRVVVASCSPLMHEPTFRRAMLEGGGNPFLFQMANIREHVSWVTKEKAAGTAKARALIAAAVERVVLHQPLQKTSVPVHPDVLVVGGGIAGIHAALTIADAGKKVYLVEREPTIGGHMAKFDKTFPTLDCSACILTPKMSAVRSHPNITLWSHSEVTGVDGYVGNFKVKVTRKARYIDEEKCVGCLECIEACVFKKGKTDDEFNLGLVKRKPVYVPFPQATPLVAVIDPKSCIEFKTHKCPKNCVEVCEPKAIDFTQTDRTEEINVGAVVLATGFKAFDARRISRYGYGKYPGVYTSLEVERLVNAAGPTGGEIIMTNGEKPKAVGIVHCVGSRDEKTNRYCSRVCCMYSLKLAHLVKERTNAEVYNFYIDMRTPGKGYEEFYEKLLHENVHFIRGRVAEVSDWAMTAEEKGKLIIRVEDTLIGVVRRIPVDMIILSVGLEPQPDADDVRRLFNISCSREGWFLERHPKLAPVSTFTEGIFIAGACQGPKDIPDSVAQAGAAAAEALALIDRGRVEIEPNTAYVTDELCSGCHTCSNICPYSAIVFNEETEKASVNGALCKGCGTCVAACPSGALQQNLFTDEQIFQEIKGVVSYV